A single genomic interval of Acidovorax sp. 1608163 harbors:
- a CDS encoding nitrite reductase, producing the protein MTTRKLARLAALAMSTLALTAYADDKKSVTPAEMNYQAGSSPLANQPMYQSTNPAAPKMTQAEFDRARQTYFERCAGCHGVLRKGATGKPLTPDVTLPKGTDYLKVFIAYGSPAGMPNWQTSGEMSESDVDMMARYIQQDPPMPPEWSMADMKKTWKVLVPPKDRPTKKMNDYNIANIFSTTLRDAGEVALIDGDTKQIINIIKTGYAVHISRTSASGRYLFVIGRDGRVNMIDLWMAKPDNVAEIRIGLEARSVDTSKYKGKEGDFTDKLAIAGAYWPPQFVIMNGDTLEPMKIVSTRGMTVDTQEYHPEPRVASIVASHFKPEFIVNVKETGKTLMVDYKDVDALKITELGSARYLHDGGWDSSKRYFMVAANNSNKIGVVDAKEGKLQALVDVGKTPHPGRGANFVHPKFGPVWSTGHLGDETISLIGTDPKKHAQYAFKEVAKIKGPGGGALFIKSHPKSQHLYSDAPLNPDPKISQSVVVYDIKNLDKGYTVLPIAEWAGLPDDGGAKRVVQPEFNKAGDEVWFAVWSAKDKQSALVVVDDKTLKLKAVIKDPRLITPTGHFNINNTQHDVY; encoded by the coding sequence ATGACAACCCGAAAGCTGGCGCGCCTTGCGGCACTGGCAATGTCCACTCTGGCCCTTACGGCGTATGCCGATGACAAGAAGAGCGTGACACCCGCCGAGATGAACTACCAGGCAGGCTCGTCCCCTTTGGCCAATCAGCCGATGTACCAAAGCACAAACCCTGCCGCGCCCAAAATGACGCAGGCCGAGTTTGACCGTGCTCGCCAAACTTACTTTGAGCGTTGCGCTGGCTGCCATGGCGTGCTGCGCAAGGGCGCCACCGGCAAGCCCCTGACGCCCGATGTGACGCTGCCCAAGGGCACGGATTACCTCAAGGTGTTCATCGCCTATGGCTCGCCCGCTGGCATGCCCAACTGGCAGACTTCGGGTGAGATGAGCGAGTCCGATGTGGACATGATGGCCCGCTACATCCAGCAAGACCCCCCTATGCCTCCCGAGTGGAGCATGGCGGACATGAAGAAGACCTGGAAGGTGCTGGTGCCGCCGAAGGACCGCCCAACCAAGAAGATGAACGACTACAACATCGCCAACATCTTCTCGACCACGCTGCGTGACGCGGGCGAAGTGGCGCTGATCGATGGCGACACCAAGCAGATCATCAACATCATCAAGACCGGCTACGCGGTGCACATCTCGCGCACCTCGGCATCGGGCCGCTACCTGTTCGTGATCGGCCGCGATGGCCGCGTGAACATGATCGATTTGTGGATGGCCAAGCCTGACAACGTCGCTGAAATCCGCATTGGCCTGGAAGCCCGTTCGGTGGACACCTCCAAGTACAAGGGCAAGGAGGGCGACTTCACCGACAAGCTGGCCATTGCTGGCGCCTACTGGCCCCCTCAGTTCGTCATCATGAATGGCGACACGCTGGAGCCCATGAAGATCGTCTCGACCCGTGGCATGACCGTGGACACGCAGGAATACCACCCCGAGCCCCGCGTGGCTTCGATCGTGGCCTCGCACTTCAAGCCTGAGTTCATCGTGAACGTTAAGGAAACCGGCAAGACCCTGATGGTGGACTACAAGGATGTGGACGCCCTCAAGATCACCGAACTGGGCTCTGCCCGTTACCTGCACGACGGTGGCTGGGACTCGAGCAAGCGCTACTTCATGGTGGCTGCCAACAACAGCAACAAGATTGGCGTGGTAGATGCCAAGGAAGGCAAGCTGCAGGCGCTGGTGGATGTGGGCAAGACACCGCACCCCGGCCGTGGCGCCAACTTTGTGCACCCCAAGTTCGGTCCTGTGTGGTCCACAGGTCACTTGGGTGACGAGACCATCTCGCTGATCGGCACCGACCCCAAGAAGCATGCCCAGTATGCGTTCAAGGAAGTGGCCAAGATCAAGGGCCCAGGCGGCGGTGCGCTGTTCATCAAGAGCCACCCCAAGTCGCAGCACTTGTACTCGGACGCTCCACTCAATCCTGATCCAAAGATCTCGCAGTCGGTGGTGGTGTACGACATCAAGAACCTGGACAAGGGCTACACCGTGCTGCCGATCGCCGAGTGGGCGGGTCTGCCAGACGATGGCGGCGCCAAGCGCGTGGTGCAGCCGGAGTTCAACAAGGCGGGCGACGAGGTGTGGTTTGCTGTCTGGTCTGCCAAGGACAAGCAATCGGCCCTGGTGGTGGTGGACGACAAGACCCTCAAGCTCAAGGCTGTGATCAAGGACCCACGCCTGATCACCCCTACGGGTCACTTCAACATCAACAACACGCAGCACGACGTGTATTGA
- the upp gene encoding uracil phosphoribosyltransferase, which translates to MSNVTVITHPLVQHKLTLMRKKDASTNSFRRLLGELSTLMAYEVTRDMPLQDVQIETPLETMTGKMIDGKKLVLVSILRAGNGFLDGMLNVVPGARVGHIGLYRDPKTLQPVEYYFKMPSEMEERDIIVVDPMLATGNSAAACVDRLKQLKPRSIKFVCLLAAPEGVATLQKAHPDVPIFTAAIDRELNDHGYILPGLGDAGDRIFGTK; encoded by the coding sequence ATGAGCAACGTCACCGTCATCACCCACCCCCTCGTCCAGCACAAGCTCACGCTCATGCGCAAGAAAGACGCCAGCACCAACAGCTTCCGGCGCCTGCTGGGCGAGCTGTCCACGCTGATGGCCTACGAGGTGACCCGCGACATGCCGCTGCAAGATGTGCAGATCGAAACACCACTGGAGACCATGACGGGCAAGATGATCGACGGCAAGAAGCTGGTGCTCGTCTCCATCCTGCGCGCAGGCAACGGCTTTTTGGACGGCATGCTCAACGTGGTGCCCGGTGCCCGCGTGGGCCACATCGGCCTGTACCGCGACCCCAAGACGCTGCAGCCGGTCGAGTACTACTTCAAGATGCCCTCCGAGATGGAAGAGCGCGACATCATCGTGGTCGACCCCATGCTGGCCACCGGCAATTCGGCCGCCGCCTGCGTGGACCGGCTCAAGCAGCTCAAGCCCCGCTCCATCAAGTTCGTGTGCCTGCTGGCCGCCCCTGAGGGCGTGGCCACGCTGCAAAAGGCACACCCCGATGTGCCGATCTTCACCGCCGCTATCGACCGCGAACTCAACGACCACGGCTACATCTTGCCGGGCCTGGGTGACGCGGGCGACCGCATCTTCGGCACCAAGTAA
- a CDS encoding basic amino acid ABC transporter substrate-binding protein, with protein sequence MQQSRRIFALGFGLVASLGFTVGALAQGTPARELTVASSATYAPFAFENKDKQIVGFDIDIINAIAKQQGLKIKVINTPWSGIFAALNNGDVDLVISGVTINDKRRQSYDFSNPYFAAHQLIAVPKSSTVATLKDLNGKKIAVVNASTADDVASREFGKTSPNIRRFESTPLIISELAGGGVDAAIGDNGVIAYRVSQNPALKTVEDPSFPEEGFGIVVKKGDKPLQDKLNAGLAAIRADGSYGEIYKKWFAKEYKAR encoded by the coding sequence ATGCAACAGTCTCGACGCATCTTTGCCCTGGGCTTTGGCCTGGTCGCCTCGCTTGGTTTTACCGTGGGGGCTTTGGCCCAAGGCACCCCGGCGCGGGAACTTACTGTCGCTTCCAGCGCCACTTACGCGCCCTTTGCGTTCGAAAACAAAGACAAGCAGATCGTCGGTTTCGACATCGACATCATCAACGCCATTGCCAAGCAGCAAGGGCTCAAGATCAAGGTCATCAACACCCCCTGGAGCGGCATTTTTGCGGCCCTGAACAATGGCGATGTGGACCTGGTGATCTCCGGCGTCACCATCAACGACAAGCGCCGCCAAAGCTACGACTTTTCCAACCCGTACTTCGCGGCGCACCAGCTGATTGCCGTGCCCAAGAGCAGCACGGTGGCCACCCTCAAGGACCTGAACGGCAAGAAAATTGCCGTGGTGAATGCCTCGACGGCCGACGATGTGGCCTCGCGCGAGTTCGGCAAGACCAGCCCCAACATCCGCCGCTTTGAAAGCACCCCGCTCATCATCTCCGAGCTGGCAGGTGGCGGCGTGGATGCCGCCATTGGCGACAACGGCGTGATTGCCTACCGCGTGAGCCAGAACCCCGCCCTCAAGACGGTGGAAGACCCCAGCTTTCCCGAAGAGGGCTTTGGCATTGTGGTGAAGAAGGGCGACAAGCCCCTGCAAGACAAGCTCAATGCCGGTCTGGCCGCCATCCGTGCCGATGGCAG
- a CDS encoding threo-3-hydroxy-L-aspartate ammonia-lyase encodes MTMTRLPVPTFDDITAAAQRLQGIAHRTPVLRSTSADESTGAHIFFKCENLQRTGAFKFRGAYNTLQQFTPEQRERGVLAFSAGNHAQAIALSARLLDMPAVIVMPEDAPAAKMAATREYGAQVVTYNRYTEDREAISQRLAQERGMTLVPPFDHPHVIAGQGTAALELLHEVPDLDYLFVCVGGGGLLAGSTLAAQAVAPQCRLVGVEPEAGNDGQQSFKAGHIVQIATPHTIADGAQTQALGQLTFPIIAKGVEDMVTATDEQLVQALRFFAERMKMVVEPTGALAFAGVCNGSVDVRGKRVGVLISGGNVDLARYARFLAD; translated from the coding sequence ATGACCATGACCCGCTTGCCTGTGCCCACCTTTGATGACATCACCGCAGCCGCCCAGCGGCTGCAGGGCATTGCCCACCGCACGCCAGTGCTGCGCTCTACCAGTGCGGACGAGAGCACCGGGGCACATATTTTCTTCAAGTGCGAGAACCTGCAGCGCACCGGCGCCTTCAAGTTTCGCGGGGCGTACAACACGCTGCAGCAGTTCACGCCCGAGCAGCGCGAGCGCGGCGTGCTGGCGTTTTCTGCAGGCAACCACGCCCAGGCCATCGCCCTTTCGGCCCGGCTGCTGGACATGCCTGCCGTCATCGTCATGCCCGAAGACGCACCCGCCGCCAAAATGGCCGCCACCCGCGAATACGGCGCGCAGGTGGTGACCTACAACCGCTACACCGAAGACCGCGAAGCCATCAGCCAGCGCCTGGCGCAAGAGCGCGGCATGACCCTGGTGCCACCGTTTGACCACCCCCACGTCATCGCCGGGCAAGGCACTGCCGCCCTGGAACTGCTGCACGAGGTGCCCGACCTGGACTACCTGTTCGTCTGCGTGGGCGGTGGCGGCCTGCTGGCTGGCAGCACGCTGGCCGCGCAGGCCGTGGCCCCGCAATGCCGCTTGGTGGGCGTGGAGCCCGAGGCGGGCAACGACGGGCAGCAGTCGTTCAAAGCCGGACACATCGTGCAGATTGCCACACCCCACACCATTGCCGACGGCGCGCAAACACAGGCCCTGGGACAGCTCACCTTCCCCATCATTGCCAAGGGTGTGGAAGACATGGTCACCGCCACCGACGAGCAACTGGTGCAGGCCCTGCGCTTTTTTGCAGAGCGCATGAAGATGGTGGTGGAGCCCACGGGCGCCCTCGCCTTTGCTGGGGTGTGCAACGGCAGTGTGGATGTGCGCGGCAAGCGTGTGGGCGTGCTCATCAGCGGCGGCAATGTGGACCTGGCCCGCTACGCCCGCTTTCTGGCCGATTGA